The following proteins are co-located in the Desulfatitalea tepidiphila genome:
- a CDS encoding Wadjet anti-phage system protein JetD domain-containing protein encodes MKRPAWLTTLLETGRVAHSAADGRVVGELLALEIVAIRSAGLRRTVVAADPAQLRQWTDARYPPHAVDWQTLPTRQANIVRSGGSKIGRSAHSVLPFLFKWFGDGPLSAMTRTYGMAAACSDRLAELPVPVRWRLLTIENWEPFHRTDYTGAPVPVMAAYLGGNVSEMVLDALNAFRHPPETVLHFGDYDWEGLYIFQRLQKVVPSARLYIPTNLETLFQQYSRREFLDKQKRKAAFDTDNPECGPVIRLIEQYNGGVEQEVVDLPEMLSP; translated from the coding sequence ATGAAGCGCCCCGCCTGGCTGACCACGCTTCTTGAAACGGGCAGGGTGGCCCATTCGGCCGCCGACGGCCGGGTCGTGGGCGAGTTGCTCGCCCTGGAGATCGTCGCCATTCGCAGCGCCGGTCTGCGGCGGACCGTGGTGGCCGCCGATCCGGCCCAGTTGCGCCAATGGACGGACGCCAGGTACCCGCCGCATGCGGTCGATTGGCAGACCCTGCCCACGCGCCAGGCCAATATCGTGCGCAGCGGCGGGAGCAAAATCGGCAGGAGCGCCCATTCGGTGCTACCGTTTCTCTTCAAGTGGTTCGGCGACGGCCCATTGAGCGCCATGACCCGCACCTATGGCATGGCCGCCGCGTGCAGCGACCGGCTGGCCGAATTGCCCGTGCCGGTCCGCTGGCGGCTGCTCACCATCGAAAACTGGGAGCCGTTTCACCGCACCGACTATACCGGTGCACCTGTCCCGGTGATGGCGGCCTACCTGGGCGGCAATGTCTCCGAGATGGTACTCGACGCCCTCAATGCCTTTCGCCACCCTCCGGAAACCGTGCTGCACTTCGGCGATTACGACTGGGAGGGGCTTTACATTTTCCAGCGTCTGCAAAAGGTGGTGCCCTCGGCCAGGCTTTACATTCCAACGAACCTGGAGACGCTCTTTCAGCAGTACAGTCGCCGGGAATTTCTCGACAAGCAGAAGCGCAAGGCCGCCTTCGACACCGACAATCCCGAATGCGGGCCGGTGATCCGGCTGATCGAACAGTACAACGGTGGAGTGGAGCAGGAGGTGGTGGATTTGCCGGAGATGCTTTCGCCTTGA
- a CDS encoding condensin complex protein MksE — MVDAPQDTQKIIQVLLRGYQFSDSDLYKAVYDRWYAILDRHFDWFRDHLALSGFTLSREKQVIFLEKENKTLSQEERQAVVALFLLADLWLEKGKSYGDLFQLSVPWAELDWFRDGYGKEYLDQVGIEGGNDGALEQLFRRLANKGFLEYDDNARTMTLRRPAERLIDLARRLHQQINTGEPDDTVAEAQEQGDA; from the coding sequence ATGGTTGATGCGCCCCAGGATACCCAGAAAATCATCCAGGTGCTGCTGCGCGGGTACCAGTTCAGCGACTCGGATCTTTACAAGGCGGTCTACGACCGCTGGTACGCGATCCTGGACCGGCATTTCGACTGGTTCCGGGATCACCTGGCGCTGAGCGGGTTCACCCTGTCGCGTGAGAAGCAGGTGATCTTTCTCGAAAAGGAGAACAAGACCCTCAGCCAGGAGGAGCGACAGGCCGTGGTGGCGCTTTTCCTGCTGGCCGATCTGTGGCTGGAAAAGGGCAAGAGCTACGGCGACCTGTTTCAACTGAGCGTTCCCTGGGCCGAACTGGACTGGTTCCGGGACGGGTACGGCAAGGAGTACCTCGACCAGGTGGGCATCGAAGGCGGCAACGACGGCGCCCTGGAACAGCTCTTCCGGCGCCTGGCCAACAAGGGGTTTCTGGAATACGACGACAATGCGCGGACGATGACGCTGCGACGGCCCGCCGAACGGCTGATCGACTTGGCGCGGCGGCTGCACCAGCAGATCAACACCGGGGAGCCGGACGACACCGTGGCAGAAGCACAAGAGCAGGGCGATGCATAA
- a CDS encoding formylglycine-generating enzyme family protein, whose amino-acid sequence MNTQRIFIFLGLMLLLACKSTAQPLPQSEKLSPAKVKEIAARIDRRHGDLPSEMRRRILETVVRSIDNMVFIEGGEFEMGDFGIPCEYDPSNMCEWPCGLAPEEMCPITMYTDDDHLHKVRLSSFYLSRYHTTLRDFDLFRTAHGKELFDKEYREREDLKVHFLPNKPAHTKGWQEAKDYCLWLGELSGYPVDLPTEAQWEYAARNRGQYVWYPTDNGNIDFGRNYPRRQENMNPIVSSIGSVSPNPLGLYDLVGNVNEWVNDWYAEDYYLVSPVDNPTGPENGNKKVMRGTPFYETPWMTAHSVLRRAEDLIKKDYYSTLSFRCAIQMDRPLED is encoded by the coding sequence ATGAATACACAGCGAATTTTTATTTTTTTAGGGCTTATGCTCCTGCTGGCCTGCAAGAGCACGGCCCAGCCGTTGCCTCAAAGCGAAAAGCTTTCCCCCGCCAAAGTCAAGGAGATCGCCGCAAGGATCGACCGCCGTCACGGTGATTTGCCTTCGGAAATGCGCCGTCGCATTCTCGAAACCGTCGTTCGATCCATTGACAATATGGTGTTCATCGAAGGCGGGGAATTTGAGATGGGTGATTTCGGCATCCCATGCGAATACGATCCATCCAACATGTGCGAGTGGCCCTGCGGCCTGGCACCCGAGGAGATGTGTCCGATCACCATGTACACGGACGATGACCATCTTCACAAGGTTCGGCTGAGCAGCTTTTACCTATCCAGGTATCATACGACGTTGAGAGATTTTGATCTGTTTCGGACGGCGCATGGAAAAGAGTTGTTTGATAAAGAGTATCGAGAGAGAGAGGATCTTAAAGTGCATTTTTTGCCCAATAAGCCTGCGCATACAAAAGGTTGGCAGGAGGCCAAGGATTACTGCTTATGGCTGGGTGAGTTGAGTGGGTATCCGGTTGACTTGCCGACGGAAGCCCAATGGGAGTATGCAGCCCGGAATCGCGGCCAATATGTTTGGTATCCGACCGATAATGGTAATATCGATTTTGGAAGAAATTACCCTCGTAGGCAAGAAAACATGAATCCAATTGTATCATCAATCGGCAGCGTCTCTCCAAATCCACTCGGCCTGTATGATTTGGTTGGGAATGTGAATGAATGGGTAAATGACTGGTATGCGGAAGATTACTACCTGGTATCCCCAGTAGACAATCCTACGGGGCCGGAGAATGGGAATAAAAAGGTGATGAGAGGAACACCATTCTATGAAACACCTTGGATGACCGCGCACTCCGTTTTGCGCAGAGCTGAAGATCTAATCAAAAAAGATTACTACTCGACCTTAAGCTTTCGTTGCGCCATACAAATGGACAGGCCCTTGGAGGATTAA
- a CDS encoding TOBE domain-containing protein, translating into MKKSDQTTDSQSPRPPSAPERNYHGRIFSTPEKDKYLDSVQLDRLEKSFREWTKAAPRPDVLRSRRRILLIFLIIRYAGAKLHEAANLDPGRDFEFDKGFVILGRARGKSSHRRKVQLPEKLCHEIRSLISDPSLNKGKQGMFQTDPGFVRRKFYERAEACGIPKQLGAPEVLRKSRAVELMQSNLPLPAVQMLLGHSTPNLTSSFVSFSEEEIQQVTRLIVEKEFSRKTSARNSFFGSIRTIEQGDIQTRVEIVTLGGHVVTTVITNDSVQRLGLKPGKTIAAEVKAPWVMLSKNGHGLECSADNRFNGTVDKITRGAINTEYVVRIADGTEVCAIVTSDSSRRLGLAEGDETWVFFSSYSVVLMSE; encoded by the coding sequence ATGAAAAAATCTGACCAGACAACCGACAGCCAATCCCCCCGGCCGCCTTCGGCGCCCGAGCGAAACTACCATGGACGCATCTTCTCCACGCCGGAAAAAGACAAATACCTCGATTCGGTCCAGCTCGACCGGTTGGAGAAATCCTTCCGTGAGTGGACCAAGGCAGCCCCGCGTCCCGACGTGCTCAGGTCGCGGCGCCGCATCTTGCTCATTTTCCTGATTATCCGCTACGCCGGCGCAAAGCTCCATGAGGCGGCGAATCTCGACCCGGGCCGGGATTTCGAGTTCGACAAGGGATTCGTCATCCTGGGCCGCGCCAGGGGAAAATCCAGCCACCGGCGCAAGGTCCAGTTGCCTGAAAAACTGTGCCATGAGATCCGATCGTTGATCAGCGATCCATCCCTGAATAAGGGGAAGCAGGGGATGTTCCAGACGGATCCCGGATTTGTCCGCCGCAAGTTTTATGAGCGCGCAGAGGCCTGCGGCATCCCCAAGCAGCTCGGCGCGCCGGAAGTTCTGCGCAAATCGCGGGCCGTGGAGCTGATGCAGAGCAACCTCCCCCTGCCTGCGGTCCAGATGCTGTTGGGGCATTCGACGCCCAACCTGACCTCCTCCTTTGTCTCCTTTTCCGAAGAGGAGATCCAGCAGGTGACCCGTCTGATCGTGGAAAAGGAATTCTCCCGCAAGACCAGCGCCCGCAATTCGTTTTTCGGCAGCATTCGAACCATCGAGCAGGGCGACATTCAAACCCGCGTGGAGATCGTGACCCTGGGCGGGCACGTGGTCACCACGGTGATCACCAACGACAGCGTGCAGCGCCTGGGTCTGAAACCGGGCAAGACCATTGCGGCCGAGGTCAAGGCCCCGTGGGTGATGTTGTCGAAAAACGGCCACGGCCTCGAGTGCAGCGCGGACAACCGGTTCAATGGCACGGTTGACAAGATCACCCGGGGCGCCATCAATACCGAATATGTGGTGCGGATTGCCGACGGCACAGAGGTGTGTGCCATAGTGACCAGCGACAGCAGCCGGCGGCTGGGCCTGGCCGAGGGAGACGAGACATGGGTCTTCTTCAGCAGCTATTCGGTGGTCCTCATGTCGGAATGA
- a CDS encoding putative sulfate/molybdate transporter, producing MDVNETTARRSGAVSAFRFNRMELAGSLGDLGTILPLAIGMILINGLNPLGLFLGVGLYYVFAGLYFRVTSPVEPMKVIGAYAIATGITASQIQASSLWIFLFLLVIGGTGIITMIGRYIPRPVIRGVQLSTGVLLVTQGVKLTLGTATFQALRDAAEPYLSIQSLGPIPLGLLIGGILGVLTLLLLENKRLPAAIVVVGAGLLTGILLGTGEGLHLIRPGLYLPDLLPYGFPSAGDFTFALLVLVLPQIPMTLGNAVMANADLSIQYFPQDGQRVTYRALCISMALANLMSFFLGGMPMCHGAGGLASRYRFGARSAGSNLIIGAIFVVLALLLGEHLMGVIYLLPMAALGILLIFAGAQLSLTLLDMKTRKEMFVPILMVGITLASNLAAGFLIGIAVAYALKSEKLNV from the coding sequence ATGGATGTAAACGAAACCACCGCTCGACGATCCGGCGCCGTTTCGGCGTTCCGTTTCAACCGCATGGAGCTGGCGGGCAGCCTGGGCGACCTGGGAACCATTCTGCCCCTGGCCATCGGCATGATTTTGATCAACGGTCTCAATCCCCTGGGGTTGTTTTTGGGCGTCGGCCTCTATTACGTGTTTGCCGGGCTCTATTTCAGAGTCACCAGCCCCGTGGAACCCATGAAGGTGATCGGCGCCTATGCCATCGCCACCGGTATCACGGCCAGCCAGATTCAGGCGTCGAGCTTGTGGATCTTCCTGTTTCTGCTGGTGATCGGCGGGACCGGTATCATCACCATGATCGGCCGATACATTCCCAGACCGGTCATTCGCGGGGTCCAGCTGTCCACCGGTGTGTTGCTGGTGACCCAGGGCGTGAAGCTGACCCTGGGCACCGCCACGTTTCAGGCCCTGCGGGATGCGGCCGAACCCTACCTGAGCATCCAGAGCCTGGGGCCGATACCTTTGGGTCTGCTGATCGGCGGGATACTGGGGGTGCTCACCCTCTTGCTGCTGGAAAACAAACGATTGCCCGCGGCCATTGTCGTCGTGGGCGCCGGCCTGTTGACCGGCATCTTGCTGGGAACCGGCGAAGGACTGCACCTGATCCGGCCGGGCCTCTACCTGCCGGATCTGCTGCCCTACGGATTTCCCTCGGCCGGCGATTTCACCTTCGCCCTGCTGGTGCTGGTCCTGCCGCAGATTCCCATGACCCTCGGCAATGCCGTCATGGCCAATGCCGACCTGTCGATCCAATATTTTCCACAGGATGGCCAACGGGTGACCTACCGGGCGCTTTGCATCAGTATGGCCCTGGCCAACCTGATGAGTTTCTTCCTGGGCGGCATGCCCATGTGTCACGGCGCCGGCGGCCTGGCGTCCCGCTATCGTTTCGGCGCCCGCAGCGCCGGCTCCAACCTCATCATCGGCGCCATATTCGTCGTTCTGGCGCTGCTCCTGGGCGAACATCTCATGGGCGTCATCTACCTGCTGCCCATGGCCGCCCTCGGGATCCTGCTGATTTTCGCCGGCGCGCAGCTGAGCCTGACCCTTCTCGACATGAAAACGCGCAAGGAGATGTTCGTACCGATCCTCATGGTGGGGATCACGCTGGCCTCGAATCTGGCCGCAGGCTTCCTGATCGGCATTGCCGTGGCCTATGCACTGAAATCGGAAAAGCTCAACGTTTGA
- a CDS encoding methyltransferase: MNPSPWTKFTLLEVANSYWKTCALHTGVKLELFTVIGDEKIDVEAAARRIGGNTHGVETLLNALCAMDLLTKEKGLYANTEFSLRYLVKTSPDYTGFIIMHYHHLMDSWNRMSESVLTGKPCRQRPVTASETERESFLMGMFNLAMDLAPHFAREIDLSGRKRFLDFGGGPGTYAIHFCLENPGMTATVFDLPTTRVFAERTIARFGLTERIDFQEGSYVHDIVDFDKAYDVAWLSHNLHGENPEDAERVVAHAVSALKPGGLVFIHEFILNNDKTGPLFPALFSINMLLGTSGGRAYSEQELLTLLEKNGVVDVKRLDVKAAVTSGIVCGRVGAA; this comes from the coding sequence ATGAACCCATCCCCCTGGACCAAATTCACCCTGCTCGAGGTCGCCAACAGCTACTGGAAAACCTGCGCCCTGCATACGGGCGTGAAACTCGAGCTCTTCACGGTCATCGGCGACGAAAAGATAGATGTCGAAGCGGCAGCCCGACGGATCGGTGGAAACACGCACGGCGTTGAAACGCTGCTCAACGCCCTGTGCGCCATGGACCTGCTCACCAAGGAGAAGGGGCTTTACGCAAACACGGAATTCTCCCTCAGGTACCTGGTGAAAACATCGCCGGATTACACGGGGTTCATCATCATGCACTACCACCACCTGATGGACTCGTGGAACCGGATGAGCGAATCGGTCCTGACCGGCAAACCCTGCCGTCAGAGACCGGTGACCGCCTCGGAAACCGAGCGGGAGAGTTTTTTGATGGGCATGTTCAACCTGGCCATGGACCTGGCGCCCCATTTCGCCAGGGAAATCGACCTTTCGGGACGGAAGCGGTTTCTCGATTTCGGCGGTGGGCCGGGAACCTACGCCATCCATTTCTGCCTGGAGAACCCGGGGATGACGGCCACGGTGTTCGATCTGCCCACCACCCGTGTCTTTGCGGAAAGAACCATCGCACGTTTCGGCCTGACCGAACGGATCGACTTCCAGGAAGGCAGCTATGTCCACGATATCGTGGACTTTGACAAGGCATACGACGTGGCCTGGCTCTCCCACAACCTTCACGGCGAAAATCCGGAAGACGCGGAAAGGGTCGTGGCCCACGCGGTATCGGCTCTGAAACCCGGAGGGCTGGTGTTCATTCACGAGTTCATCCTCAACAACGACAAGACGGGCCCGTTGTTCCCGGCCCTGTTCTCTATCAACATGCTTCTCGGCACGTCCGGCGGCCGGGCCTATTCCGAACAGGAACTCCTGACCCTTCTTGAGAAAAACGGAGTGGTGGATGTGAAACGGCTGGACGTGAAGGCGGCGGTGACATCGGGCATCGTGTGCGGACGGGTGGGGGCTGCCTGA
- a CDS encoding ornithine cyclodeaminase family domain: MTFQLPAYHPPDFTQPPFVDAPPVTFRRVVKSGVAPDDYHATSIHPEYFQVEKNRWTLLEQSRMDCVVVKRDDGSLVVKAFRKLERGERVACGRRENGEDGIFVHAEPFESQDQTLQKFAFRTRTTRETSFSIDYDELYDLLEFERRNGFIVWVLGPAVVFDRDSREAFAKLVAEGYVHALLAGNALAVHDVEAALFSTALGQGIYAKKSAELGHYNHLDAINRVRAIGSIEKAIDAGIVGNGIMKAVVENDISCVLAGSIRDDGPLPETITDACQAQDRMRAIARRATTVIGMATVLHTIATGNMVPAYQVTEGHGVRPVYFYSVDMSEFAVSKLVNRGSLSARAILTNVQDFVVNVERGLRRRKTGFRG; this comes from the coding sequence ATGACCTTCCAACTTCCCGCCTATCACCCACCGGATTTTACACAGCCGCCGTTCGTGGACGCTCCGCCGGTAACGTTCAGACGGGTCGTAAAATCCGGCGTAGCCCCGGACGATTATCACGCCACCTCGATCCACCCGGAGTATTTCCAGGTGGAAAAAAACCGATGGACGCTCCTGGAACAGTCCCGGATGGACTGCGTGGTGGTGAAACGGGACGACGGATCGCTGGTCGTCAAGGCGTTCCGGAAACTCGAACGCGGCGAACGGGTGGCCTGCGGCCGGCGGGAAAACGGCGAGGACGGCATCTTCGTGCATGCCGAGCCGTTTGAATCCCAGGACCAGACGTTGCAGAAGTTTGCGTTCCGCACCCGGACGACCCGCGAGACCTCCTTTTCCATCGACTACGACGAGCTCTACGATCTTCTGGAATTCGAACGCCGCAACGGGTTCATCGTCTGGGTCCTCGGACCGGCGGTGGTATTCGACCGAGATTCCCGCGAAGCCTTTGCCAAATTGGTCGCCGAGGGCTATGTCCACGCCCTGTTGGCCGGAAACGCACTGGCCGTCCACGATGTGGAGGCGGCCCTCTTTTCGACGGCCCTGGGCCAGGGGATCTATGCCAAGAAAAGCGCTGAATTGGGACACTACAACCACCTGGACGCCATCAACCGGGTCAGGGCGATCGGTTCCATCGAAAAGGCGATCGATGCCGGCATCGTGGGCAACGGCATCATGAAGGCGGTCGTCGAAAACGACATTTCCTGCGTGCTCGCCGGCTCGATCCGCGACGACGGCCCCCTTCCCGAAACCATCACCGACGCCTGCCAGGCCCAGGACCGCATGCGAGCCATTGCGCGGCGCGCCACGACCGTCATCGGCATGGCGACCGTACTGCACACCATTGCCACGGGCAACATGGTCCCCGCCTACCAGGTGACGGAGGGCCATGGGGTCCGGCCGGTCTATTTCTACTCGGTCGACATGTCCGAGTTCGCGGTGAGCAAACTGGTCAACCGCGGCTCCCTGTCGGCGCGCGCCATTTTGACCAACGTGCAGGATTTCGTGGTGAATGTGGAACGAGGCCTGAGGAGAAGAAAAACGGGATTCAGGGGATAA